In one window of bacterium DNA:
- a CDS encoding T9SS type A sorting domain-containing protein: MSIKRLLLPLLICSILFPFLSQAEVGDIYTIAGDGMSNFYGDGGPAISASLRSPSGITIDKEDNLYLADTLNHRIRKIDKNGIITTIAGNGIVGFSGDGDLATKASLSEPVSICLDQKENIYFSDSKNHRIRKIDKNGIITTIAGNGIVGFSGDGDLATKASLYLPYGIFIDKEDNLYICDSFNHRLRKVNQDGIIVTVAGNGEEGYDGDNKDALSSKLRYPHGVLVNSFGDIYITHTCNSRIRKVDTKGIITTIAGNNQEGYSGDNLLAISTSLRKPTEIFMDTIGNLYICDSFNHRLRKINQDGIITTFAGNGKAGFSGENNPALEASLNYPYSLTMDSQGNFYFSDQANNRIRKIVGAPLNKAPLVTVISPNGKETIKGNFTINWKVTDENLSDLHHFNILLSLDGGVSYPITVASNLQETTYLWDTSGYSSDKAKIKVIARDNGLPPLKGEDESYDIFILNNNLPPCIEMIKPPLGETKAGYDYLITWEDLDMDDNATITLYWDKDRDWFNNLASLKDITWGKIISGIKEDDQDQDNLEKDAYLLDLSLIPSWYPWQRYCYIWGKIDDGINMPFYDCSQGRIIIYTQAKIGGMTKSTSGATIEINANALEEDAYVFVVNNPEDHSIKVANYKLTLNSNLHLSEILEKSIHEFKAVGMHGNLLTLSSKIQVNQTEGVTYITLPYDEEVIGQLKTNEDNLKIYYLNKEEQRWEKLSYSQTIDKLARKIKTQINKLGIYGIIEEVSDNISIKSISLYPNPLNLTKTAEHKITFGRIVNFTKIEIYNIAGELIKTIEDKEDTPSWDITNKYSQVVGSGVYLYLVFDKGRVVFKGKIAIIN, encoded by the coding sequence ATGAGCATAAAAAGATTATTATTACCTTTATTAATTTGCTCAATACTTTTTCCTTTTCTTTCTCAGGCTGAAGTTGGAGATATTTATACTATTGCCGGGGATGGGATGTCTAATTTTTATGGTGATGGAGGACCAGCCATTTCTGCTTCTTTGAGGAGCCCTTCGGGTATTACCATAGATAAAGAAGATAATTTATATTTAGCTGATACTTTAAACCATAGGATCAGAAAGATTGATAAAAATGGAATCATTACAACCATTGCTGGAAATGGGATAGTTGGTTTTTCTGGAGATGGAGACTTAGCCACAAAGGCTTCTCTAAGTGAACCGGTAAGTATTTGTTTAGATCAAAAAGAAAACATCTATTTTTCAGATTCTAAGAACCATAGGATCAGAAAGATTGATAAAAATGGAATCATTACAACCATTGCTGGAAATGGGATAGTTGGTTTTTCTGGAGATGGAGACTTAGCCACAAAGGCTTCTCTATATCTTCCTTATGGTATTTTTATAGACAAAGAAGATAATTTATACATCTGTGATTCTTTTAATCATCGTCTTAGAAAGGTTAACCAAGATGGAATTATTGTCACCGTAGCAGGTAACGGAGAAGAAGGCTACGATGGAGATAATAAAGATGCTTTATCTTCTAAGCTTCGTTATCCTCATGGAGTATTAGTTAATAGTTTTGGGGATATTTATATTACCCATACTTGCAATAGCAGAATTAGAAAGGTTGATACTAAAGGAATTATTACTACTATTGCTGGAAATAATCAAGAAGGTTACTCTGGAGATAATCTCCTGGCCATCTCTACTTCTTTAAGGAAACCTACTGAAATCTTTATGGATACCATAGGCAATTTATACATCTGTGACTCTTTTAATCATCGCCTTAGAAAAATTAATCAAGATGGGATAATTACTACTTTTGCTGGAAATGGGAAAGCTGGTTTTTCTGGAGAAAATAACCCTGCTTTAGAAGCATCGTTAAATTATCCTTATAGTTTAACGATGGATAGTCAAGGAAATTTTTACTTTTCAGATCAAGCTAATAATAGAATAAGAAAGATAGTAGGAGCTCCATTAAACAAAGCTCCTCTGGTGACTGTAATTAGTCCTAATGGTAAAGAGACAATTAAAGGTAATTTTACCATTAACTGGAAAGTTACTGATGAAAATCTCTCCGACCTCCATCATTTTAATATCTTACTGTCTCTGGACGGAGGAGTTTCTTACCCTATTACCGTGGCTTCTAATTTACAAGAAACAACATATCTCTGGGATACTTCTGGTTATAGTAGTGATAAAGCTAAGATAAAAGTTATTGCTAGAGATAACGGATTACCACCTTTAAAAGGAGAAGATGAATCTTATGATATCTTTATTCTTAATAACAATCTTCCTCCATGTATAGAGATGATAAAACCTCCTTTAGGAGAGACCAAAGCTGGCTATGACTATCTCATTACTTGGGAAGATTTAGATATGGACGATAATGCCACTATTACCCTTTATTGGGATAAAGATAGAGACTGGTTCAATAATTTAGCAAGTTTAAAAGATATTACCTGGGGAAAAATTATTTCTGGAATAAAAGAAGATGATCAAGATCAAGATAACTTAGAAAAGGATGCTTATTTACTAGATTTATCCCTTATTCCTAGTTGGTATCCCTGGCAGAGATACTGTTACATCTGGGGGAAGATTGACGATGGGATAAATATGCCTTTTTATGATTGTAGTCAAGGAAGAATAATTATTTACACCCAGGCTAAGATAGGAGGAATGACAAAAAGCACCAGTGGAGCAACCATTGAAATTAATGCCAATGCTTTAGAAGAAGATGCCTATGTCTTCGTGGTCAATAACCCTGAAGATCATTCTATCAAGGTAGCCAATTATAAGTTAACTCTTAATTCAAATTTACACCTTTCTGAAATTTTGGAGAAAAGTATCCATGAATTTAAAGCGGTAGGAATGCATGGGAATCTTTTAACTCTGAGTAGTAAGATTCAAGTTAATCAAACTGAGGGAGTTACTTATATTACTCTTCCTTATGATGAAGAAGTAATAGGCCAACTAAAAACCAATGAAGATAACTTAAAGATTTATTACTTAAATAAAGAAGAACAAAGATGGGAAAAGTTATCTTACTCTCAAACTATAGATAAATTAGCAAGAAAGATTAAGACACAAATTAACAAACTTGGAATTTACGGGATCATAGAAGAAGTTTCAGATAATATCTCTATAAAGAGCATTTCTCTTTATCCCAATCCTTTGAATTTGACCAAGACTGCGGAACATAAAATTACCTTTGGCCGGATAGTAAATTTTACTAAGATTGAAATTTACAATATCGCTGGAGAATTAATTAAAACTATTGAAGATAAAGAAGATACCCCCTCTTGGGATATTACCAATAAATACAGTCAAGTAGTAGGAAGCGGAGTATATCTCTACCTTGTTTTTGATAAAGGGAGGGTGGTTTTTAAAGGTAAAATAGCTATTATTAATTAA
- the truA gene encoding tRNA pseudouridine(38-40) synthase TruA, whose amino-acid sequence MKNIKLVVAYDGTNYFGWQKQSHLRTIGGMIEEKLSQICNEKVKLLSAGRTDKGVHSLGQVVNFKTKTNLKVEIIEKALNSLLPKDIVILKGEEVNEKYHARFSAVFRTYQYLVLNQETYSPFCRNYMWWVKDKLNLRRMRLTSKYFLGQHDFSPFSTNLKEIKNPQREVKEVRIIKEKNIIKFIITANAFLPHMARGIVGVLIEAGKGRLSIKEIRDILEGREKKVNKVIFASPCGLYLLKVGYLANK is encoded by the coding sequence ATGAAGAATATTAAATTAGTAGTAGCCTATGATGGAACTAATTATTTTGGGTGGCAGAAGCAATCTCATCTTAGGACCATAGGAGGCATGATTGAAGAAAAACTTTCCCAAATTTGTAATGAGAAAGTAAAACTTCTTTCTGCGGGGAGAACAGATAAGGGAGTTCATAGCTTAGGGCAGGTGGTAAATTTTAAAACAAAGACTAATTTAAAGGTAGAAATAATAGAGAAAGCTTTAAATAGTCTTTTACCTAAGGATATCGTTATTTTAAAAGGAGAAGAAGTAAATGAAAAATACCATGCTCGTTTTTCGGCTGTATTTCGAACTTATCAATATTTAGTCTTAAATCAAGAAACTTATTCTCCATTTTGTCGAAATTATATGTGGTGGGTAAAGGATAAGTTAAATTTAAGAAGAATGAGATTAACTTCTAAGTATTTTTTAGGTCAGCATGATTTTTCTCCTTTTTCTACAAATTTGAAGGAAATTAAGAATCCTCAAAGAGAAGTTAAAGAGGTAAGGATTATTAAAGAGAAAAATATTATTAAGTTTATAATTACAGCTAATGCTTTTTTACCCCATATGGCAAGAGGAATAGTGGGAGTTTTAATAGAAGCAGGAAAAGGACGTTTGTCGATAAAGGAGATAAGAGACATATTAGAAGGCAGAGAAAAAAAGGTTAATAAGGTGATATTTGCTTCTCCTTGTGGGTTATATCTTTTAAAAGTTGGATACTTAGCTAATAAGTAA
- the rpsM gene encoding 30S ribosomal protein S13, with product MARIVGIDLPRNKRIEIALTYIYGIGNSLSKRILITTNINPNTRVIDLTEDEVNRLRQVIEKEYKVEGDLKKEVFMNIKRLVEIGSYRGTRHRRNLPVRGQRTKTNARTHKGSKRAVGIKKKSKV from the coding sequence TTGGCTAGAATAGTAGGTATAGATTTGCCACGAAACAAAAGGATTGAAATTGCCTTAACTTATATTTATGGCATTGGCAATAGCTTGTCAAAAAGGATATTAATTACGACTAATATTAACCCTAATACTCGAGTAATTGATCTTACGGAAGATGAAGTTAATAGACTTCGTCAAGTAATTGAAAAAGAATATAAAGTAGAAGGGGATCTTAAAAAAGAAGTCTTTATGAATATAAAGAGGTTAGTAGAGATAGGGTCGTATCGAGGAACAAGGCATCGACGAAATCTTCCCGTAAGAGGACAACGAACAAAAACAAATGCTCGGACACATAAAGGTTCTAAACGGGCAGTAGGAATTAAAAAGAAGAGTAAAGTTTAA
- a CDS encoding phosphomannose isomerase type II C-terminal cupin domain — MLSRTKTKDHRPWGYFVVLSNELEHKVKRIVVYPKKRLSMQRHRYRSEHWYIIYGEAVVILNDKKIYLKAGESIDIPQEAVHRIENIGISNMAFIEIQRGEYFGEDDIERLEDDYGRELGGKAIS, encoded by the coding sequence ATCTTGAGTAGAACTAAAACAAAAGATCATCGTCCTTGGGGATATTTTGTAGTCTTAAGCAATGAGCTTGAGCATAAAGTTAAGAGAATTGTAGTTTATCCAAAAAAGCGGTTAAGTATGCAACGGCATCGGTATCGTAGTGAGCACTGGTATATAATCTATGGAGAAGCAGTCGTTATTTTAAATGATAAAAAGATTTATCTTAAAGCAGGAGAATCTATAGATATTCCTCAAGAAGCTGTTCATAGAATTGAAAATATAGGTATTTCAAATATGGCTTTTATTGAAATTCAAAGAGGCGAATATTTTGGAGAAGATGATATAGAGCGACTAGAAGATGATTATGGCCGCGAATTAGGTGGTAAAGCCATATCGTAA
- the rplQ gene encoding 50S ribosomal protein L17: MKHLRKNKKKLGKSVSHRRAMLSNMASSLLKYKTITTTLAKSKFLITLVDRLITLAKEENLHHRRQVYKFIKEDEVVRNLFSNIAPYLKDRPGGYLQIIKSHYRMGDRASMVIVKLLA; encoded by the coding sequence ATGAAACACTTAAGAAAAAATAAAAAAAAGTTAGGGAAATCTGTTAGTCATAGGAGAGCTATGTTGAGTAATATGGCTAGTAGTTTATTAAAGTATAAGACTATTACTACTACTTTAGCTAAGTCTAAGTTTTTGATTACTTTAGTAGATCGTCTCATTACTTTAGCTAAAGAAGAGAACCTTCATCACCGCCGACAAGTTTATAAATTTATCAAGGAAGATGAAGTGGTAAGAAACTTATTTAGTAACATTGCGCCTTACTTAAAAGATCGCCCAGGAGGTTATCTTCAGATAATTAAATCTCACTATCGGATGGGAGATAGGGCTTCAATGGTAATAGTAAAGCTTTTAGCTTAA
- the rpsD gene encoding 30S ribosomal protein S4: MARYIGPVCKLCRREGVKLFLKGERCDTSKCALVRKKSEMGAKPKGAKKKLSNYAVQLREKQKLKRIYGILEKQFKNYFVKAKKQRGIVGDNLLTLLERRLDNVICRLNWVVSHRQARQLVKHGFLLVNGRRVDVPSFLVKSGDEIRLKEDKNIKELVETSLKSKGQKDIPSWLLLDTQKILAKILKIPTREDVIIPIKEQLVVELCSR; this comes from the coding sequence ATGGCAAGGTACATAGGACCGGTTTGTAAATTATGCAGAAGGGAAGGAGTAAAGTTATTTTTAAAAGGGGAGCGGTGTGATACGAGCAAATGTGCCCTAGTTCGAAAAAAGAGCGAGATGGGAGCTAAGCCTAAAGGGGCAAAAAAGAAACTGTCAAATTATGCTGTGCAGCTGAGAGAAAAACAAAAATTAAAGAGGATTTATGGTATTTTAGAAAAACAGTTTAAAAATTATTTTGTAAAAGCTAAAAAACAGAGAGGGATTGTAGGCGATAACTTGTTGACCCTTTTAGAGAGAAGATTAGATAATGTCATCTGTCGGTTAAATTGGGTGGTTTCCCATAGACAAGCTCGTCAATTAGTAAAACATGGATTCTTGTTAGTGAATGGGAGAAGGGTAGATGTTCCTTCCTTTTTAGTAAAAAGTGGCGATGAAATAAGATTAAAGGAGGATAAAAATATAAAAGAGTTAGTAGAAACTTCTCTAAAATCTAAAGGTCAGAAGGATATTCCTTCCTGGTTACTTTTAGATACCCAAAAAATCTTAGCCAAAATTTTAAAAATTCCCACTAGAGAAGATGTAATTATACCTATAAAAGAGCAATTAGTAGTAGAATTATGCTCCAGATAA
- a CDS encoding DNA-directed RNA polymerase subunit alpha has product MRGDELKKLINKSRKIEWDEKTLTNYYGKFTISPFAKGMAITIGNSLRRMFLSSIKGAAVTSIRIEGVLHEFTTIPGVVEDMSEIILNLKKLVVKLNDSGPQKIYIKKKGAGEIKGCDIICNDKVEVISKDLHIADLNEDADLSMELEVDEGYGYVSAERNKTPGQPLGVIPIDSIFTPVNKISFSVEEVRVEHWTDFEKLMLEIHTNGCLSPKNALTQTAKNLRDLLALFIDEEEVMEERIEEETEEEDKLKAITTAISIEELELSVRAANCLRGDSITTLGELAKKTEQDMLKTRNFGKKSLNEIKEKLALHGLTLGMKEVP; this is encoded by the coding sequence ATGAGGGGCGATGAGCTTAAAAAATTAATTAATAAATCAAGAAAAATAGAATGGGATGAAAAAACCTTAACTAATTATTATGGTAAATTTACCATTAGTCCTTTTGCCAAAGGAATGGCTATTACCATAGGTAATAGCTTAAGAAGAATGTTTCTTTCTTCTATAAAAGGAGCAGCCGTAACTTCCATAAGAATAGAGGGAGTTTTGCATGAATTTACTACTATTCCTGGAGTAGTAGAAGATATGAGTGAGATTATCTTAAATCTTAAGAAACTTGTTGTTAAGTTAAATGATTCTGGCCCTCAAAAGATTTATATAAAAAAGAAAGGGGCTGGAGAAATAAAAGGTTGCGATATTATTTGTAACGATAAAGTAGAAGTCATTAGTAAAGATTTGCATATTGCCGATTTAAACGAAGATGCAGATTTAAGTATGGAGTTAGAAGTAGATGAGGGGTATGGTTATGTATCTGCAGAAAGAAATAAGACTCCAGGTCAACCGTTGGGAGTTATTCCAATTGACTCTATCTTTACCCCGGTAAACAAGATAAGTTTTTCTGTGGAAGAAGTGAGAGTAGAACATTGGACAGATTTCGAGAAATTGATGTTAGAAATTCATACCAATGGTTGCTTATCCCCTAAAAATGCTTTGACGCAAACGGCAAAAAATTTAAGAGATCTCCTGGCTTTATTTATAGATGAAGAAGAAGTAATGGAGGAAAGAATAGAAGAAGAGACTGAAGAAGAAGACAAATTAAAAGCAATAACCACCGCTATTAGTATAGAAGAATTAGAACTTTCTGTTCGGGCTGCTAATTGTTTACGAGGGGATAGTATTACTACCTTAGGTGAGTTAGCTAAAAAGACAGAACAAGATATGTTAAAAACGCGTAATTTTGGGAAGAAATCTCTTAATGAGATTAAGGAAAAGTTAGCTCTGCATGGCTTAACCTTAGGAATGAAAGAGGTTCCTTAA
- the rplO gene encoding 50S ribosomal protein L15, giving the protein MNLAQLYPAIGSTKKRKRVGRGTGSGHGGTSTRGNKGQRARSGGKSQPYQGFEGGQMPLMRRTPKKGFTNIFKEKYSLVNIIHLNKFKANTKIDKELLLANKVIKGKKFPVKLLSEGEINFPVTIVVDKISKKAREKIEKAGGKVEINA; this is encoded by the coding sequence ATGAATTTAGCTCAATTGTATCCGGCTATAGGTTCTACAAAAAAAAGGAAAAGAGTAGGAAGAGGTACTGGTTCAGGACACGGAGGAACTTCTACTCGGGGAAATAAAGGACAAAGAGCTCGCAGTGGGGGTAAGTCTCAGCCTTACCAGGGATTTGAAGGGGGGCAAATGCCTCTAATGAGGAGAACTCCTAAAAAGGGGTTTACTAATATTTTTAAGGAAAAATATAGTTTGGTTAATATTATTCACTTAAATAAGTTTAAAGCTAATACTAAAATAGACAAGGAATTGCTCTTAGCCAATAAAGTAATTAAAGGAAAGAAGTTTCCGGTGAAACTGTTATCTGAAGGAGAGATTAATTTTCCTGTAACTATCGTGGTTGACAAAATAAGTAAAAAAGCCAGAGAAAAGATAGAAAAGGCAGGGGGCAAGGTAGAGATAAATGCTTAA
- the map gene encoding type I methionyl aminopeptidase — MINLKSEQEVGYIREAGKILKEVLRRLEKTVIPGVTTKELDKIAYHHIVSKKAIPAFLNYRGFPASICTSRNYEVVHGVPNNVALREGDIISIDVGVLLNSYYADAAITLPVGKVSKEAANLIKVAKEALNEGVKLAVAGNRLADISYKIQSMAERVGYSVVRDFVGHGIGRNMHEEPQVPNFGEKGKGPRLKNGMVLCLEPMINLGGYEVEVLDDKWTVVTKDRSFSAHFEHTIYVRNGDPEVLT; from the coding sequence GTGATTAATTTAAAGTCAGAACAAGAAGTAGGTTATATAAGAGAAGCAGGAAAAATTTTAAAAGAAGTTTTAAGGAGATTGGAAAAAACGGTAATTCCGGGAGTAACTACTAAAGAATTAGATAAAATAGCTTATCATCATATAGTTTCTAAAAAAGCTATTCCTGCTTTTTTAAATTATCGGGGTTTTCCAGCAAGCATATGTACTTCAAGAAATTATGAAGTAGTTCATGGGGTGCCAAATAACGTAGCCTTAAGAGAAGGAGATATTATAAGTATTGATGTTGGTGTTTTATTAAATAGCTACTATGCTGACGCGGCTATAACTTTACCTGTGGGAAAGGTGTCAAAAGAGGCAGCTAATTTAATAAAAGTAGCTAAAGAAGCTTTGAACGAAGGAGTAAAATTAGCAGTGGCCGGTAATAGATTAGCAGATATTTCCTATAAGATTCAAAGTATGGCTGAAAGGGTAGGATATTCAGTAGTAAGGGATTTTGTAGGACATGGAATTGGAAGAAATATGCATGAGGAACCTCAAGTTCCAAATTTTGGAGAAAAAGGAAAAGGTCCTCGTTTGAAAAACGGAATGGTGTTATGCTTAGAACCAATGATTAATTTGGGTGGTTATGAAGTAGAAGTTTTGGATGATAAATGGACAGTAGTAACTAAAGATCGAAGTTTTTCCGCTCATTTTGAACATACCATCTATGTTCGAAATGGAGATCCGGAAGTACTCACTTAA
- the rpmJ gene encoding 50S ribosomal protein L36, with protein sequence MKVRASVKKICNKCKVIKRKGKIRIICVIPKHKQRQG encoded by the coding sequence ATGAAAGTAAGAGCCTCAGTTAAAAAGATTTGTAATAAGTGTAAGGTTATTAAAAGAAAAGGGAAAATAAGAATAATCTGTGTTATTCCTAAACACAAACAAAGACAAGGTTAG
- a CDS encoding PGPGW domain-containing protein: protein MIQVTYKFLRRLFIIIIGFTIFLLGLVMLFLPGPGLAVIIIGLSILALEVVWARLLLKWLKNESKTYTRGFVAWLQKHCQLVLPKDQKGSNTHDSGPSSPNK, encoded by the coding sequence ATGATTCAAGTAACGTATAAGTTTCTGCGACGACTCTTCATAATTATTATTGGTTTCACGATATTTTTGTTGGGTCTAGTCATGCTTTTTCTCCCAGGTCCGGGGCTGGCGGTTATCATCATCGGGTTAAGTATTTTAGCTTTAGAAGTTGTTTGGGCTCGTCTTTTGCTGAAATGGTTGAAGAATGAATCCAAAACCTATACCCGGGGATTTGTGGCTTGGTTGCAAAAGCATTGTCAGCTTGTTTTGCCTAAGGATCAGAAAGGGTCAAACACCCATGACTCTGGACCATCTTCCCCAAACAAATAA
- the rpsK gene encoding 30S ribosomal protein S11, with the protein MVKKGKSVKKKEKKRVTIGVAHIQSTFNNTIVTITDIDGNVLAWSSAGCAKFKGSRKSTPFAAQIVAENAAKKVMEYGMQKVSVLVTGPGAGREPAIRSLQAAGLEIKSIKDVTPIPHNGCRSPKKRRV; encoded by the coding sequence GTGGTCAAAAAGGGGAAATCGGTAAAGAAAAAAGAAAAGAAGAGAGTAACCATAGGAGTTGCCCATATTCAGTCTACTTTTAATAATACTATCGTAACTATTACTGATATTGATGGAAATGTCTTAGCTTGGTCTAGCGCCGGATGTGCAAAATTTAAAGGTTCTCGGAAAAGTACACCATTTGCTGCTCAGATAGTAGCAGAAAATGCAGCTAAGAAAGTTATGGAATATGGCATGCAAAAGGTTTCTGTCTTGGTTACTGGTCCTGGTGCAGGAAGAGAGCCAGCAATTAGGTCGCTTCAAGCGGCAGGATTAGAAATAAAGTCTATTAAGGATGTAACCCCTATACCTCACAATGGGTGTCGATCTCCTAAAAAGAGAAGAGTTTAA
- the secY gene encoding preprotein translocase subunit SecY translates to MLKALANSFKISDLKKRIVFTLVLIIVFRVGAFIPTPGIDAVALSEYFKRMQGTILGFLNLFSGGAFENFSILALGIMPYISASIIIQLLTVVIPYLEKLSKEGEVGRKKITQYTRCSTVLLSLIQSAGLSFWMQSIQASDGSSIVYQPGIFFHLTTMITLTTGTVFLMWLGEQITERGIGNGISLLIFAGIVANVPGDIANTIKLLYTGEIKILAILFVLILIALVTAAVIIMLLGQRRVTVQYAKRIVGRKVYGGQSTHIPLLVNQAGVIPVIFASSILAFPSTLATFLGRDNAIINNILSYLGQGGFLYSLIYVASIIFFTYFYTAVIFNPNDVAENMRKHGGFVPGIRPGKPTANYIDNILSRITLVGAIFLALIALLPDLLINWVKVPFYFGGTALLIVVGVNLDTIKQIESHLLMRNYEGFMKKGKLRGRR, encoded by the coding sequence ATGCTTAAGGCTTTAGCTAACTCCTTCAAAATTTCTGATTTAAAGAAGAGGATTGTTTTTACTTTAGTCTTAATTATTGTGTTTAGAGTAGGGGCTTTTATTCCTACTCCAGGCATAGATGCGGTTGCTCTTTCAGAATATTTTAAAAGAATGCAAGGAACTATTTTAGGTTTCTTGAACTTATTTTCAGGAGGTGCTTTTGAGAATTTTTCTATCCTGGCTTTAGGCATTATGCCTTATATTAGCGCTTCTATTATTATTCAATTATTGACCGTCGTAATTCCTTATTTAGAGAAGTTATCTAAAGAAGGAGAGGTGGGTAGAAAAAAGATTACTCAGTATACCAGATGTAGTACTGTTCTTCTTAGTTTAATTCAATCTGCAGGTTTAAGTTTTTGGATGCAAAGCATTCAAGCTTCTGATGGGTCTTCTATTGTCTATCAACCGGGAATTTTTTTCCATTTAACAACCATGATCACTTTAACTACCGGGACAGTATTTCTAATGTGGCTGGGAGAGCAAATTACAGAAAGGGGAATTGGTAACGGAATTTCCTTGTTGATCTTTGCCGGCATTGTGGCCAATGTACCTGGAGATATTGCTAATACCATAAAGTTGTTATATACAGGAGAAATAAAGATATTGGCCATCTTATTTGTTTTAATCTTAATAGCCTTAGTTACAGCGGCGGTAATTATTATGCTTTTAGGGCAAAGAAGGGTTACGGTTCAATATGCCAAAAGAATTGTAGGAAGAAAGGTTTATGGAGGACAAAGTACCCATATTCCTTTGTTGGTTAATCAAGCTGGTGTTATTCCAGTAATATTTGCTTCTTCTATTTTAGCTTTTCCTTCTACTTTGGCTACTTTTCTGGGTAGAGATAATGCTATCATTAATAATATATTAAGTTACTTAGGACAAGGTGGGTTTTTATATAGCCTGATCTATGTAGCCTCGATAATTTTCTTTACTTATTTTTATACAGCTGTGATCTTTAATCCTAATGATGTAGCAGAGAATATGCGTAAACATGGAGGCTTTGTCCCTGGTATTCGTCCTGGTAAACCTACCGCTAATTATATTGATAATATCTTATCAAGGATTACTTTAGTAGGAGCTATATTTTTAGCCTTAATTGCTTTACTTCCAGATTTATTGATTAATTGGGTAAAGGTACCTTTTTATTTTGGAGGAACTGCTTTATTGATTGTCGTAGGAGTAAATTTAGATACCATCAAGCAGATTGAGTCTCATTTATTGATGAGAAATTATGAAGGGTTTATGAAGAAAGGTAAACTAAGAGGTAGAAGATAA
- the infA gene encoding translation initiation factor IF-1: protein MAKEEGIQVEGVVIEALPNVMFKVELENGHKVLAHISGKMRMNYIRILVGDKVTVELSPYDLSRGRITYRK from the coding sequence ATGGCCAAAGAAGAAGGTATTCAAGTTGAAGGGGTGGTTATAGAAGCATTGCCGAATGTTATGTTTAAGGTAGAGTTGGAAAATGGTCATAAAGTCTTAGCCCATATTTCTGGTAAAATGCGGATGAATTACATAAGAATTTTAGTTGGAGATAAAGTAACAGTGGAACTTTCACCGTATGATTTAAGCAGGGGTAGAATTACATACCGGAAATAA
- a CDS encoding adenylate kinase, translating to MRLIFLGPPGAGKGTQAKRVALKYKIPQISTGDILRKAIANETKKGIEARSFMEKGQLVPDEIILGIIKDYLISQEGKNGYILDGFPRTINQAIELNHFLEELEVKLTAVINFKVENGVVIKRLGGRRGCKSCGALYHLEYLKPTKENVCNVCQGELYQRNDDTEEVIKNRLLVYERLTSPLIVFYQRLNLLKEIDGEKDIEVIFNEIIAFLEERL from the coding sequence ATGAGATTAATCTTTTTAGGTCCTCCAGGTGCAGGTAAAGGCACTCAAGCAAAAAGAGTAGCTTTGAAATATAAGATTCCTCAAATTTCTACAGGAGATATCCTAAGAAAGGCAATAGCTAATGAAACTAAAAAAGGGATAGAGGCCAGATCCTTTATGGAAAAAGGCCAATTAGTGCCAGATGAGATTATCTTAGGAATTATTAAAGATTATTTAATTAGTCAAGAAGGTAAGAACGGGTATATTTTAGACGGATTTCCAAGAACTATTAACCAAGCTATTGAATTAAATCATTTTTTAGAAGAGTTAGAAGTAAAGTTAACCGCGGTCATTAATTTTAAGGTAGAAAATGGGGTAGTAATAAAAAGGTTAGGCGGAAGAAGAGGGTGTAAAAGTTGTGGTGCTCTGTATCACTTAGAATACTTAAAACCTACCAAAGAAAATGTATGTAATGTCTGTCAAGGAGAATTATATCAAAGGAATGACGATACAGAAGAAGTAATAAAAAATAGGCTTTTAGTTTACGAAAGGTTAACTTCTCCTCTCATTGTTTTTTATCAAAGACTAAACTTATTAAAGGAGATAGATGGAGAAAAGGATATAGAAGTAATCTTTAATGAGATTATAGCTTTTCTTGAAGAAAGATTATGA